One window of the Bacteroidia bacterium genome contains the following:
- a CDS encoding ATP-binding cassette domain-containing protein, translating into MDNQNVISIHGADFFNENNLVLNQIDLELKKGEFAYLIGKTGGGKSTFLKTLYGEIKLQEGSGEVAGFDLKKIKRRQIPKLRRKLGIVFQDFQLLMDRNVMDNLMFVLLATGWHDQIKMKSRAREVLELVGLSTKDYKMPHQLSGGEQQRLVIARAILNSPELILADEPTGNLDPDLSEDIVKLLMKISNEEGASVLMATHDFVLLEKFPSKVFKINLGKIETIEDSRGVRL; encoded by the coding sequence ATGGACAATCAAAATGTAATATCAATACATGGAGCAGACTTCTTTAACGAAAATAACTTGGTTTTGAATCAGATAGATTTAGAACTTAAGAAAGGAGAGTTTGCATATTTAATAGGTAAAACCGGTGGTGGTAAGTCAACGTTTCTCAAGACTCTCTATGGTGAAATCAAACTACAAGAGGGTAGTGGAGAAGTTGCAGGATTTGATTTGAAAAAAATAAAACGCAGGCAAATACCAAAATTAAGGCGAAAACTTGGAATTGTATTCCAAGATTTTCAATTACTGATGGATAGGAACGTGATGGATAATTTGATGTTTGTTCTGTTAGCAACCGGGTGGCACGATCAAATTAAAATGAAAAGCAGAGCTCGCGAGGTATTAGAATTGGTGGGATTGTCCACAAAAGATTATAAGATGCCACACCAATTATCTGGTGGAGAGCAACAGAGATTAGTTATCGCTCGCGCAATTTTGAATTCACCCGAACTAATCTTAGCGGATGAGCCTACCGGTAATCTTGATCCCGATTTGAGCGAAGATATTGTGAAACTATTGATGAAAATATCAAATGAAGAAGGAGCTTCTGTGCTCATGGCGACTCATGACTTTGTGCTGTTAGAAAAATTCCCGTCCAAAGTCTTTAAAATAAATTTAGGTAAGATTGAAACAATAGAGGACTCAAGAGGTGTTAGGCTATAA
- the ruvA gene encoding Holliday junction branch migration protein RuvA, with protein sequence MYEYLHGSFTLLTPTFMVVDCGGVGYNVSISLNTFEALKDKKEGKVFIHFAVSENAQTLYGFANDAERVLFRALIGVSGVGPSTARMILSSQSTNEIINAIVSGNLALLNSIKGIGPKTAQRIVVELQDKLGKMNQMNITSSSIETSISLNQEALLALESLGFNKNVAAKAISKILQDNPQISVENLIKNALRIL encoded by the coding sequence ATGTACGAGTACCTGCACGGAAGTTTCACATTACTTACTCCCACATTCATGGTAGTGGATTGTGGAGGTGTCGGATATAATGTCAGTATTTCCTTAAATACATTTGAAGCACTAAAAGACAAGAAAGAAGGCAAAGTATTTATTCATTTTGCGGTAAGCGAAAATGCACAAACACTTTATGGTTTTGCAAATGATGCAGAAAGAGTGCTCTTCCGCGCCCTCATTGGAGTAAGTGGAGTTGGTCCTTCAACTGCTCGCATGATTTTGTCATCACAATCGACAAATGAAATAATTAACGCAATAGTTAGCGGCAATCTTGCGTTGTTAAATTCTATTAAAGGGATTGGTCCAAAGACCGCTCAAAGAATCGTAGTTGAATTACAAGATAAGTTAGGCAAAATGAATCAAATGAATATAACAAGCTCTTCCATTGAGACATCAATTTCTCTTAATCAAGAAGCATTGTTAGCATTAGAATCATTAGGTTTTAACAAGAATGTTGCTGCCAAAGCAATCAGCAAAATCTTGCAAGACAATCCTCAAATTTCTGTTGAAAATCTGATTAAGAATGCTCTCAGAATCCTATAG
- the dnaX gene encoding DNA polymerase III subunit gamma/tau encodes MENYIVSARKYRPKNFDEVVGQKHITDTLENEIKLDKLAQAFLFTGPRGVGKTTCARILAKVINSSGEDDPNKDYSFNIFELDAASNNSVDDIRALIEQVRIPPQTGRYKVYIIDEVHMLSSQAFNAFLKTLEEPPRYAIFILATTEKHKILPTILSRCQVFNFKRISLNDMVNHLKKVAESEGIQFESEALHLIAEKADGGLRDALSLFDMLASFCNGKITYQEAAENLNILDKDFFFKLTDFFLISDIPSSLILLNEILDKGFDTQSVLGGLASHFRNLLVAKDPSTLKLMELSEKHIKMYEEQATKVSAGFILNGLNICFQFETSIKSSYNPAFYTELALMKLCHLQNMIDVSATLEELKKKVMK; translated from the coding sequence ATGGAAAATTATATAGTATCTGCTCGTAAATACAGACCCAAAAACTTCGATGAAGTGGTTGGACAAAAGCATATTACAGATACTTTAGAAAATGAAATCAAACTAGACAAATTAGCACAGGCATTTCTTTTTACGGGACCTAGAGGTGTTGGCAAAACTACATGTGCAAGAATTCTGGCTAAGGTCATCAACTCTTCCGGTGAGGACGACCCCAATAAAGACTATTCTTTTAATATTTTCGAACTTGATGCAGCATCAAACAATTCAGTCGATGACATCAGGGCATTGATTGAACAAGTTAGAATACCGCCTCAAACAGGCAGATACAAAGTGTATATTATTGATGAGGTACACATGCTTTCTTCACAGGCGTTCAATGCGTTTTTAAAAACACTCGAAGAACCGCCAAGGTATGCTATCTTCATATTAGCAACTACAGAAAAACACAAAATACTGCCAACCATTTTATCGCGTTGCCAAGTCTTTAATTTCAAGCGTATTTCTCTGAATGATATGGTAAATCACCTCAAAAAAGTTGCAGAAAGCGAAGGTATTCAATTTGAATCGGAAGCGTTGCATCTGATTGCAGAGAAAGCAGATGGCGGATTACGAGATGCCCTGTCTCTTTTTGACATGCTTGCAAGTTTTTGTAACGGCAAAATTACTTACCAAGAGGCAGCTGAAAATCTTAATATACTTGACAAAGATTTCTTTTTTAAACTCACAGACTTCTTTCTCATAAGCGACATCCCGTCTTCTCTAATACTTCTTAACGAGATACTTGATAAAGGTTTTGATACACAATCAGTGCTTGGAGGATTAGCTTCACATTTTAGAAACTTACTTGTAGCAAAAGACCCTTCTACACTCAAATTAATGGAATTAAGTGAAAAACACATTAAGATGTACGAAGAACAAGCAACAAAAGTAAGTGCCGGTTTTATTCTGAATGGATTAAACATATGTTTCCAATTTGAAACAAGTATTAAATCAAGCTACAATCCCGCATTCTACACAGAATTAGCCTTAATGAAATTGTGTCATTTGCAAAACATGATTGATGTAAGTGCAACTCTCGAAGAATTAAAAAAAAAAGTGATGAAATAG